The Fulvivirga ligni genome window below encodes:
- a CDS encoding RagB/SusD family nutrient uptake outer membrane protein, giving the protein MMKKIYIYLLTALTITTTSCDMDYEPEYDMVTAYFYETEEDLDAAISGAYKDFTYHTMMNHYFYQFLMGDDLSTRTGKTFRINVDAFNAPTDEADAFYKKTWREYWHAIYNVNTFLAESADAEVSPEMLMEKTAQMRFLRGYAYLVLARNFGSVPLITTPQTDGSDLRASTVDIYKLIEEDFQYVVEHSRDNYGADIGRPTTWAGKAGLTYLYISWAGWPVKDNSKYELARQYAQEIVNGPFSLDVDADGDEDTDDFAALWNNNEMYDANGESIFEFMFSAAEVESGVSSLGPMLAQGMFPEDLSTGDNAPGWQDHNAEIGFYNRYPDTDPRKEITFLTEWPSADNNGNVVSFENSRYKKPTYKKWTSIAQKVGDQNVMFRNLMVFRYADLLLLYAEAEAEVNGPGAAAYDAVNMVRSRAGVADLTPGLGKAEFIDAVLNERMLELAGEGPRFWDLQRREMLGVANASNLKDANDIMPLGDPNDPANWTFPIPQQEISLNPKLQQYFDAATMAK; this is encoded by the coding sequence ATGATGAAAAAGATATATATATACCTTCTTACAGCACTAACAATCACCACTACATCATGCGACATGGACTATGAGCCTGAGTATGACATGGTTACAGCCTACTTCTACGAAACCGAAGAAGATCTGGATGCTGCCATTAGTGGTGCTTATAAAGATTTCACTTATCACACCATGATGAATCACTACTTCTATCAGTTTCTGATGGGTGATGATCTATCTACCCGAACAGGGAAAACCTTCAGAATTAATGTAGATGCCTTCAATGCACCTACTGACGAAGCTGATGCTTTCTATAAGAAAACATGGCGTGAGTATTGGCATGCTATTTACAACGTGAATACCTTCCTGGCCGAATCTGCTGATGCTGAAGTGAGCCCTGAAATGCTCATGGAGAAAACAGCACAGATGAGATTCTTAAGAGGTTATGCTTACCTGGTATTAGCCAGAAATTTTGGTTCTGTGCCATTAATTACCACCCCTCAAACCGACGGAAGTGACTTAAGAGCTTCTACAGTAGATATTTACAAACTCATTGAAGAAGATTTTCAATATGTAGTAGAGCACTCTAGAGATAATTATGGGGCGGATATCGGTAGACCAACTACATGGGCTGGTAAGGCCGGCCTAACTTATTTGTATATATCCTGGGCTGGCTGGCCAGTAAAGGATAACAGCAAATATGAGTTAGCCAGACAATATGCTCAGGAAATCGTAAATGGTCCGTTCAGCCTGGATGTAGACGCTGATGGTGACGAAGATACTGATGACTTTGCAGCGCTTTGGAATAACAACGAGATGTATGATGCCAATGGCGAATCAATCTTTGAATTCATGTTCTCCGCGGCAGAAGTTGAATCTGGGGTATCCTCATTAGGGCCAATGCTAGCCCAAGGAATGTTCCCTGAAGATTTATCAACAGGAGATAATGCTCCTGGCTGGCAAGATCATAATGCAGAGATAGGATTTTACAATAGATATCCTGACACTGACCCTAGAAAGGAAATCACATTCCTTACAGAATGGCCTAGTGCCGATAACAATGGTAATGTGGTTTCATTCGAAAACTCTCGTTATAAAAAACCTACTTATAAAAAATGGACTTCCATTGCACAAAAAGTAGGAGATCAAAACGTGATGTTTAGAAATCTGATGGTTTTCAGATATGCCGATTTGCTTCTCTTATACGCTGAGGCGGAAGCTGAAGTAAATGGACCTGGAGCCGCTGCCTATGATGCCGTAAACATGGTGAGATCACGAGCTGGAGTTGCGGATCTAACTCCTGGCTTGGGCAAAGCTGAATTCATAGACGCCGTTCTGAATGAAAGAATGCTAGAGCTAGCTGGTGAAGGTCCAAGATTCTGGGATTTACAGCGAAGAGAAATGTTAGGCGTGGCTAATGCCAGCAACCTTAAAGATGCCAATGACATCATGCCTTTAGGTGATCCTAATGATCCTGCTAACTGGACATTCCCAATACCACAACAAGAGATATCGCTAAACCCAAAATTGCAGCAATATTTCGACGCAGCCACTATGGCTAAATAA
- a CDS encoding SusC/RagA family TonB-linked outer membrane protein, which produces MKYQILQTIIMVTKYFLYSLSLIYLTLSSVLAEGTTAQVKSVQEVSIKLNVTDATIKEIFSDIEGQTYYSFFYSKEIDNHTKVKLSTSTQSVGDILLEIAKQTNLEFRQVNKSISVKKGLKKEAEKVTVSLQPERTITGSVKDEAGEGLPGATIMLKGTSIGAVTDAMGDFSINVPDDAETLVISYVGYSSKEVSIVGRARIDITLEADITSLNEVVIVGYGSQEKSDISGSIVSVSSESYENLPVTNVDNALQGRTPGLELTQTTGDPAAGMKIRIRGNNSINFSNGPLYVLDGVVIGDINVLNPNDIESMEILKDASATAIYGSRGANGVILITTKKGKEDSFNINFRGFYSVTNPGRTVDLLSPSEFAEQANTKNQALGANAIYSDAEIQALRNGGGTDWQDDALNHDVWNKNFNLSVSGGSSKTTYFVSANYLDKEGVVKNRTYDRYGLRANVASQMSDAVKIGTNISINRELVDGTLVQMDNALTFDPTTTYQESLNTSLGSPKSVGNINPNELIIADKTVYTADQRKIFANAYFEVNLLENLTWRTTGGTELYNGQNKTFTPSILPGSIAIRWFDGQNTRFNITNQLTYDLSLNDDHRLKVDAVQEYQKLKIETLNTNGSDLISEKLQENGLKYAKSITATPGGWEEMITSFMFRMNYSFKNKYSLTATGRYDGSSNFAPSDRWGFFPSIGASWVISEESFLQSVQSLDFLKLRASYGVTGNQNVGNPNQLYTTFYSEFPGWGDVKADWPETSYSYPISNGVPIRGFVPTLTAGANGLTWESNKQFDIGLDAEFFNSRFTASIDYYRKKSEDLILTRQLPSYAGVANITDNIGSIQNEGFEIALGVRSDASHALSWNVNGNISVNRNKVLDLGSIVDENGNLIPVERSLSLGSEFYPGSGGGVATILEVGKPLGQFYGYQFDGIYQSDEADEAAQYGLNPGDPRYVDIDGQNGIDANDKTIIGSANPDFTWGLTGGLTYKNFDLNIVIYGKVGGQIYNLSKGIRQGWFPETLQPVDRSILDRWTETNPSNTTSGYTATSANANKLLSSQYVEDASFTRIKDITLGYTIPEGIISKARISQLRFYVSANNLVTLTGFKGYDPEISSQINPSNPSDIDQGIHATGLVPLPKAFIFGLVATF; this is translated from the coding sequence ATGAAATATCAAATTTTACAGACCATTATAATGGTAACAAAATATTTTCTGTATAGCCTTTCCCTTATCTACCTCACGCTATCCTCCGTGTTAGCTGAGGGTACTACTGCTCAAGTAAAGAGCGTACAGGAGGTAAGTATAAAGCTAAACGTTACAGATGCTACTATAAAAGAAATATTTTCTGACATTGAAGGTCAGACCTATTATAGCTTTTTCTATTCTAAAGAAATTGACAATCACACCAAGGTGAAGCTCTCCACCTCTACGCAAAGTGTCGGAGATATTCTGCTTGAAATTGCCAAGCAAACCAATTTGGAGTTTAGGCAGGTCAATAAAAGCATAAGTGTAAAAAAAGGATTGAAGAAGGAGGCCGAAAAAGTGACTGTGAGCCTTCAACCTGAAAGAACTATTACCGGATCAGTAAAAGATGAAGCTGGTGAAGGACTTCCTGGAGCCACTATTATGCTGAAAGGCACATCCATTGGTGCGGTAACAGATGCCATGGGAGATTTTAGCATCAACGTGCCGGATGATGCAGAGACATTGGTCATATCCTATGTTGGATACTCCTCAAAGGAAGTGTCTATCGTTGGTAGGGCACGCATTGACATCACGCTTGAGGCCGACATCACAAGCCTGAATGAAGTAGTAATTGTAGGTTACGGATCACAGGAAAAGAGTGATATTTCTGGCTCAATCGTCTCTGTAAGCAGCGAAAGTTATGAAAACTTACCTGTTACAAATGTGGATAATGCACTTCAAGGTAGAACTCCTGGTTTAGAGCTTACCCAAACTACAGGAGATCCTGCTGCTGGCATGAAAATAAGAATAAGAGGTAACAACTCCATAAACTTCTCCAATGGCCCTCTCTATGTTTTGGATGGTGTGGTGATCGGAGATATCAATGTGCTTAACCCTAACGACATTGAATCTATGGAGATTCTTAAAGACGCCTCTGCCACAGCCATTTATGGATCTCGTGGTGCCAATGGTGTTATACTCATTACCACTAAAAAAGGGAAAGAAGATAGCTTCAACATCAATTTCAGAGGATTTTACAGTGTAACTAACCCCGGCCGTACAGTGGATTTGCTTTCTCCATCAGAATTTGCAGAGCAGGCTAACACCAAAAACCAGGCTCTGGGTGCCAACGCAATCTATTCTGATGCTGAAATACAAGCTTTAAGAAACGGCGGTGGTACTGACTGGCAAGACGATGCGCTTAACCATGATGTTTGGAATAAGAACTTTAACTTATCAGTGAGCGGAGGATCCTCTAAAACTACTTATTTTGTATCCGCTAATTACCTGGATAAAGAGGGTGTAGTAAAAAACAGAACTTATGATCGCTATGGCCTGAGAGCCAATGTAGCTTCACAAATGAGCGATGCGGTTAAAATTGGTACTAATATCTCTATCAACAGAGAGCTGGTAGACGGCACATTGGTTCAAATGGATAATGCATTAACATTTGACCCTACTACTACCTATCAGGAGTCATTAAATACCAGCCTAGGTAGTCCAAAAAGTGTTGGGAACATCAACCCCAATGAGCTAATCATTGCAGACAAGACTGTTTATACTGCGGATCAGAGAAAAATATTCGCTAACGCCTATTTTGAGGTGAACTTACTTGAGAATCTTACCTGGAGAACAACCGGAGGAACCGAGTTATACAACGGTCAGAATAAGACTTTTACACCAAGCATTCTGCCTGGATCAATAGCAATAAGATGGTTTGATGGGCAAAATACGAGATTCAACATTACTAATCAGCTAACTTATGACTTATCTCTTAATGATGATCATCGCCTGAAGGTAGATGCCGTTCAGGAATATCAGAAGCTCAAAATCGAGACTTTAAATACCAACGGATCTGACTTAATCTCAGAGAAATTGCAAGAGAATGGTCTTAAATACGCGAAAAGCATCACCGCAACCCCTGGTGGATGGGAAGAAATGATTACTTCCTTTATGTTTAGGATGAATTATTCATTCAAAAACAAGTACAGCCTTACTGCTACTGGCAGATATGATGGTTCTTCTAATTTTGCTCCGTCAGACCGATGGGGATTCTTCCCTTCTATCGGTGCTTCGTGGGTTATTTCAGAAGAAAGCTTTCTGCAATCAGTTCAGAGCCTGGACTTCTTAAAACTAAGGGCTTCATATGGTGTTACAGGTAATCAAAACGTGGGTAATCCCAATCAGCTATACACTACATTTTATAGTGAATTCCCAGGCTGGGGTGATGTAAAAGCCGATTGGCCAGAAACCAGCTACAGCTATCCTATTTCGAATGGTGTACCTATCAGAGGATTTGTACCTACACTTACTGCCGGGGCCAATGGTTTAACCTGGGAATCTAACAAGCAGTTCGATATTGGCTTAGATGCAGAATTCTTCAACAGCAGATTTACGGCTAGTATTGATTACTATCGCAAAAAATCAGAAGACCTCATTCTTACCAGACAGCTTCCCTCCTACGCGGGCGTAGCTAATATCACTGATAACATTGGTTCTATTCAAAATGAAGGTTTTGAAATTGCCCTGGGTGTAAGAAGTGATGCATCACATGCACTTAGCTGGAATGTTAATGGAAACATATCTGTCAACAGAAATAAGGTATTAGACCTGGGATCTATTGTAGATGAAAATGGCAACCTTATACCCGTAGAAAGAAGCCTGTCTTTGGGCAGTGAGTTCTACCCTGGTTCTGGTGGTGGTGTAGCCACTATCCTGGAAGTTGGTAAGCCTCTAGGTCAGTTCTATGGCTATCAATTTGATGGAATCTATCAGTCAGACGAAGCTGATGAGGCTGCTCAGTACGGGTTAAACCCAGGAGATCCTCGTTATGTAGATATTGATGGGCAGAATGGTATAGATGCCAATGACAAAACGATTATTGGCTCGGCTAACCCTGATTTCACCTGGGGCTTGACAGGAGGATTGACTTACAAAAACTTCGATTTAAACATAGTTATCTATGGTAAAGTGGGTGGTCAGATCTATAATCTTTCAAAAGGCATAAGACAAGGATGGTTCCCTGAAACATTACAACCAGTAGACAGATCCATTCTTGACCGCTGGACAGAGACCAACCCAAGCAATACCACCTCAGGTTATACAGCTACTTCAGCCAATGCTAACAAGCTTTTATCCAGCCAATATGTTGAAGATGCCAGCTTTACAAGAATTAAAGATATCACATTAGGATACACTATTCCAGAAGGCATCATCTCTAAGGCCAGGATCTCACAACTGAGATTTTATGTATCAGCCAACAATCTGGTGACGCTTACTGGCTTTAAAGGCTACGATCCTGAGATCTCTTCTCAGATTAACCCTTCAAATCCTAGCGATATTGATCAGGGCATTCACGCCACCGGCCTAGTACCACTGCCTAAGGCGTTTATCTTCGGTTTAGTTGCTACATTTTAA
- a CDS encoding FecR family protein has translation MSYKDFTTEEFIHDERFRKWVLNTDPETNFFWEKWLLQNPEKSETIKEAKLILQNIRFSEAPFTTEQENQLWNRISNEIDSTKPQQKVLPLQEDVATKKRPTTLLKVASVIVLLVISGSAIYFNLNDEPTPASTIQFITKQNPKGQKSKVILPDGTVVNLNSESSIAYNKDFGKTFREVELAGEAFFEVAHDKSRPFTVRSGKISTTALGTAFNVRSYEDVPTQVTLINGSVEVVNNTNASKILLEPGFQVELKSDNHFEKSKFNEPEAILWKDGILYFKDTDFKKVIHTLERWYDVDIQVENMPDRELICSGRFKNEYLSNVLHSIGFSLDFTYTIDNNVVNIHFNP, from the coding sequence ATGAGTTACAAAGACTTTACTACAGAAGAATTTATACATGATGAGCGCTTCAGGAAATGGGTTTTAAACACTGATCCTGAAACGAATTTCTTTTGGGAAAAATGGCTTTTACAGAATCCGGAAAAATCCGAGACCATTAAAGAGGCCAAATTGATCCTTCAGAACATTCGCTTTTCTGAGGCGCCATTCACTACTGAACAAGAGAATCAGTTATGGAATAGAATTTCCAATGAAATTGATTCTACTAAACCTCAACAAAAAGTATTACCGCTACAAGAAGATGTGGCTACTAAGAAACGTCCTACTACTTTACTCAAGGTGGCGAGTGTCATCGTATTGCTCGTAATTTCAGGCTCTGCAATATATTTCAACTTAAATGATGAGCCAACACCTGCCTCCACCATTCAATTTATTACTAAGCAAAATCCAAAGGGTCAAAAATCAAAAGTTATCCTTCCAGATGGCACTGTGGTTAACCTCAACTCCGAAAGTTCAATCGCCTACAATAAAGATTTTGGTAAAACTTTCCGCGAAGTAGAGCTAGCAGGAGAGGCTTTCTTTGAAGTAGCTCATGATAAGTCACGCCCTTTTACAGTAAGGTCGGGTAAGATTAGTACTACCGCGCTGGGTACAGCCTTTAATGTAAGATCTTATGAAGATGTTCCCACTCAGGTTACATTGATCAATGGCAGTGTGGAAGTAGTAAACAACACTAATGCCAGCAAAATTTTACTTGAGCCCGGATTCCAGGTAGAACTGAAGAGTGACAATCACTTTGAGAAATCAAAATTTAATGAACCTGAGGCCATTCTATGGAAAGATGGAATACTGTATTTCAAGGATACTGATTTTAAGAAAGTTATACATACACTGGAGAGGTGGTATGATGTAGATATTCAGGTGGAAAATATGCCTGACAGAGAGCTGATATGCTCCGGGAGGTTCAAAAATGAGTATCTCAGCAATGTTTTACATAGCATCGGCTTCTCCTTAGACTTTACTTACACTATAGATAACAATGTAGTTAACATACACTTTAACCCTTAA
- a CDS encoding RNA polymerase sigma factor — MNLYLSHSNLSNAKENDSPELLLWQKVTSGDRKAFSDIYKKYVKILYQYGMKLSQDKLLVEDNIHDLFVDLWNKKNHIEITSSLRFYLISSFRRRLFRVITNTRKKIPESLHNFEFQCESREDVIINENENAALKKRVQNALKKLTKRQREVIYLRFFQGLEYEEIASIMEISVDSIYVLTSKSIKSLKEILPYIILLIGLFYCFS, encoded by the coding sequence GTGAACCTATACTTATCTCATAGCAACCTTTCCAACGCTAAGGAGAATGATTCTCCTGAGTTACTTCTATGGCAGAAAGTAACTAGTGGAGATAGAAAGGCTTTCTCTGATATTTATAAGAAATATGTAAAAATCCTATATCAATATGGGATGAAGCTATCTCAGGATAAGCTTTTGGTGGAAGATAATATCCATGATCTATTTGTGGATTTATGGAACAAGAAAAATCACATTGAAATAACCTCCTCTCTCAGATTTTACCTCATATCCTCATTTAGAAGGCGTCTTTTTCGGGTCATTACCAATACCAGAAAGAAAATCCCTGAATCACTTCATAACTTTGAATTCCAGTGTGAAAGCAGAGAAGATGTGATCATAAATGAAAATGAAAACGCTGCTCTCAAGAAGCGGGTTCAAAACGCTTTAAAAAAACTCACCAAAAGACAGCGAGAAGTCATTTATCTGCGATTTTTCCAAGGACTTGAATACGAAGAAATAGCCTCTATCATGGAAATTTCTGTTGATTCTATTTATGTACTCACCTCCAAGTCGATCAAAAGTTTGAAGGAAATTTTACCTTATATTATTCTTTTAATTGGCCTTTTCTACTGCTTCAGCTAA
- a CDS encoding DoxX family protein — MASLYCIAGVLHFIKPKMYRGIIPPYFPSKQLLVYLSGVAEIVLGAGLFFEATRSISAWGIILMLLAFMPVHIYMLRSDKFAHLPQWLLWLRLPIQLILMYWAYLYV; from the coding sequence ATGGCTTCCTTATACTGCATTGCAGGAGTGCTGCATTTTATAAAACCTAAAATGTATAGAGGAATTATTCCTCCGTATTTTCCTTCGAAACAACTGTTGGTTTATCTCAGTGGTGTGGCTGAAATTGTGCTTGGTGCGGGCCTGTTTTTTGAGGCGACTCGTTCTATTTCTGCCTGGGGAATTATACTTATGTTGCTAGCTTTTATGCCCGTTCACATCTACATGTTAAGGTCTGATAAGTTTGCTCACCTTCCACAATGGCTTTTATGGCTGAGACTGCCAATTCAGCTTATTTTGATGTATTGGGCGTATTTATATGTATAA
- a CDS encoding cation diffusion facilitator family transporter, translating to MNTGSSKLPIYGALAANLLIAITKFVAAGFTGSSAMISEGIHSVVDTGNQLLILLGLSKSQKPADKKHPFGYGKELYFWSLIVAILLFAIGGGMSLYEGIHHMGQPTEQTDPTWNYGVLAAAFLFEGTSWVIAMKNFLKKKSKLSFWRRIQNSKDPSIFVIILEDSAALLGIIVAFAGVYLGHTYENPMWDGIASITIGGILALVAIFLVIESKGLLLGEGASPLVIDGVKKIFQENASVDSLEEPLTMHFGPHEVLLAVNVQFKTGLSAEEIEHSVDDLETTIKKEFPIIRRIFIEAESISRSIKK from the coding sequence ATGAATACAGGTTCTTCAAAGTTACCCATTTATGGCGCATTAGCAGCCAATTTACTTATTGCCATAACAAAATTTGTAGCTGCAGGATTCACTGGTAGTTCGGCTATGATATCTGAGGGTATACATTCAGTGGTAGATACTGGTAATCAATTGCTTATACTGTTAGGCCTGAGTAAGTCGCAGAAGCCAGCAGATAAGAAACATCCCTTTGGGTATGGGAAAGAACTTTATTTTTGGTCATTAATAGTAGCAATATTGCTGTTTGCCATAGGAGGAGGAATGTCACTATATGAAGGTATACATCATATGGGGCAGCCAACAGAGCAGACAGACCCCACCTGGAATTATGGTGTGCTGGCTGCCGCTTTTTTGTTTGAAGGTACATCGTGGGTAATAGCCATGAAGAACTTTTTAAAGAAGAAGTCTAAGCTAAGCTTCTGGAGGCGAATACAAAACAGTAAGGACCCTTCAATCTTCGTAATCATTCTAGAAGATTCAGCCGCGTTGTTAGGTATAATTGTGGCCTTTGCTGGTGTTTATTTAGGACACACCTACGAAAATCCGATGTGGGATGGTATTGCTTCAATAACCATCGGTGGTATACTTGCTCTTGTGGCTATATTCTTAGTTATAGAAAGTAAGGGCCTTCTTTTGGGAGAGGGAGCCAGTCCGCTAGTGATTGATGGTGTGAAGAAAATATTTCAGGAGAATGCATCAGTAGATAGTTTGGAAGAGCCACTTACCATGCACTTTGGGCCTCATGAAGTTTTGCTGGCCGTGAACGTTCAGTTTAAAACTGGCCTTTCAGCAGAAGAGATTGAGCACAGTGTAGATGATTTAGAGACCACCATAAAGAAGGAATTCCCCATTATTAGAAGAATATTTATTGAAGCGGAGTCAATATCCAGAAGTATTAAGAAATAA
- a CDS encoding peroxiredoxin-like family protein → MLSTNIEAPIFQLKDIFGRQIDLNDYRNKKLFIGFFRHAGCPFCNLRVHALTKIHEELKEAGTEMIFFFESPERVLLRSSFHQEVSPIPLIADPEKIWYKRYGLEESGSQSAISHLSSFVKTAWEARKANVPIHMMAADESIKTMPAEFLIGYDLKIEKVLYSKRLNERLDIEEVKSFGLLNPVIS, encoded by the coding sequence ATGTTATCAACCAATATAGAAGCTCCGATTTTTCAACTCAAAGATATTTTTGGCCGCCAGATAGATCTTAATGACTACAGGAATAAAAAATTATTCATTGGTTTCTTTAGACATGCCGGCTGCCCATTTTGCAATCTTAGGGTGCATGCATTAACGAAGATTCATGAAGAATTAAAAGAAGCTGGCACTGAAATGATTTTCTTCTTTGAATCTCCTGAAAGAGTTTTATTGCGCAGTAGTTTTCACCAGGAAGTATCTCCTATTCCATTAATTGCAGATCCTGAAAAGATATGGTATAAGAGGTATGGATTGGAAGAATCTGGTTCACAATCTGCTATAAGCCACTTATCATCATTTGTCAAGACCGCCTGGGAAGCAAGAAAGGCGAACGTTCCTATACACATGATGGCAGCTGACGAGTCTATAAAAACTATGCCCGCCGAGTTTTTAATAGGTTATGATCTTAAAATAGAAAAGGTTCTCTATTCGAAAAGACTTAATGAAAGATTGGATATTGAAGAAGTGAAAAGTTTTGGATTACTAAATCCCGTTATTTCTTAA
- a CDS encoding transglutaminase-like domain-containing protein, whose protein sequence is MFYTCLAFRIKAIFLLFIASTACLAQKIDPERIKQAKDIAVDYEDASVAAITSFQNFTFFLDKRENSLRVKNEELERLIALKDGEKFIKRIFYNDKIELNHSAVLNEKGRSYDHNKFCGHYQSGDIFYSDAQICAFRMHMGQQGQIVDFEATTTYLDPKYLTYVFFHEETPVLKKEIVFEIPVGVDVELKEMNFEGYNITKKTVGNKYIFTVNQLEPIKENSNDPGHLHYLPHILILTKSFKASDGSKVPVLASTNDLYKWYHHLTLNLDNKPSELKQKVAEIIQDKQTDDEKIKAIYYWVQDNIKYIAFENGLAGFQPDPASKVFYNKYGDCKGMANLTKEMLKLAGYDARLTWIGTNKIPYTYDIPTLAVDNHMVCTVFLNGKKFILDSTEKYNPMGFNAERIQGKQVLIEDGDNYIIEKVDEQPIEDYLVENSWDYTVNENQLQGSGSVKVRGEYKKVLLNYINTVDKSDKDKFLKAVVSGDSEPDYFSISDYTGLDRKSPTLVNYDMNLANQVSSFGAEMYLDIDFNDDYKGSLIEDDRKVPYSFGSKKFSKTTAKLSIPDGYKVEYLPEPFQMANDYYSFTAKYEVQQGRILYTKEIKLFKTILPTDGFGQWNETIKDLTKFYDDQIILKREN, encoded by the coding sequence GTGTTTTACACTTGTTTGGCTTTCCGAATTAAAGCAATATTTCTTCTTTTTATTGCTTCTACCGCTTGCTTAGCTCAGAAGATAGATCCTGAGAGAATAAAGCAGGCTAAAGATATTGCTGTAGATTATGAAGATGCGTCTGTCGCAGCAATCACATCATTTCAAAATTTCACCTTTTTTCTGGATAAGAGAGAAAATAGTCTCAGAGTAAAAAATGAAGAGCTTGAGCGCCTTATTGCTTTGAAAGATGGTGAAAAGTTCATTAAGCGCATTTTTTACAATGATAAAATTGAATTAAATCACAGCGCGGTTTTAAATGAAAAAGGCAGATCATATGACCATAATAAATTCTGTGGGCATTATCAGTCAGGAGATATATTTTACTCAGATGCTCAGATTTGTGCCTTCCGAATGCACATGGGGCAGCAAGGTCAGATTGTTGATTTTGAGGCCACCACTACCTATCTGGATCCTAAATACCTCACTTACGTTTTCTTTCATGAAGAAACTCCTGTATTAAAAAAGGAGATTGTTTTTGAAATCCCGGTAGGGGTGGATGTAGAGCTTAAAGAGATGAACTTTGAGGGGTACAACATCACCAAAAAGACGGTAGGAAATAAATACATATTTACAGTCAATCAATTAGAACCAATTAAAGAGAATTCAAATGATCCTGGTCATTTACATTATCTGCCTCATATCCTGATCTTAACAAAGAGCTTTAAGGCATCAGATGGCTCTAAAGTGCCAGTGCTTGCTTCTACCAATGATTTGTATAAATGGTATCACCATCTCACATTGAATCTTGACAATAAACCATCGGAGCTAAAACAGAAGGTGGCTGAAATAATTCAGGATAAGCAAACTGACGATGAGAAAATAAAGGCCATATATTATTGGGTGCAGGATAATATTAAATACATAGCCTTTGAGAATGGTCTTGCAGGATTTCAGCCAGACCCTGCCAGTAAAGTATTTTATAATAAGTATGGTGATTGTAAAGGAATGGCCAACCTTACCAAGGAAATGCTCAAATTGGCCGGTTATGATGCCAGGCTTACCTGGATAGGTACTAACAAAATTCCTTATACCTATGATATTCCTACCTTAGCTGTTGATAATCATATGGTTTGTACCGTCTTTTTGAATGGAAAGAAATTCATTTTAGATTCAACAGAAAAGTACAATCCTATGGGGTTCAATGCTGAGCGCATACAAGGAAAACAGGTTTTGATAGAGGATGGTGACAATTATATTATTGAAAAAGTAGATGAGCAACCTATTGAAGATTATCTGGTTGAGAACAGCTGGGATTATACAGTGAATGAAAATCAACTACAAGGTAGTGGTTCTGTAAAAGTGCGTGGCGAATACAAAAAGGTGCTTTTAAATTATATCAATACCGTTGATAAAAGTGATAAAGATAAGTTTTTGAAGGCAGTAGTCTCAGGTGATAGTGAGCCTGATTATTTCTCAATAAGTGACTATACCGGATTAGATAGGAAGAGTCCTACCTTGGTGAATTATGATATGAATCTGGCGAATCAAGTAAGCAGTTTCGGTGCTGAAATGTATTTGGATATAGATTTCAATGACGACTATAAAGGATCCTTGATAGAGGATGATCGTAAGGTGCCATATTCCTTTGGAAGTAAAAAATTCAGTAAGACAACCGCTAAGTTGTCCATACCGGATGGGTACAAGGTAGAGTACCTTCCAGAGCCATTTCAAATGGCAAATGATTATTACTCATTTACCGCAAAATACGAGGTGCAACAGGGTAGAATACTTTACACAAAGGAAATCAAATTATTCAAGACCATTCTGCCTACAGATGGTTTCGGTCAATGGAACGAGACTATCAAAGACCTAACTAAATTTTATGATGACCAAATAATTCTTAAACGTGAGAACTAA